The genomic region GAAAAAAAGTTAGGTTAATAAAAAGAGGAGATAGTTTTGTTGGACTCTGCCCATTTCATAACGAAAAAACTCCATCTTTTTCGGTCAGCAATATTAAGGGTTTATATTATTGTTTCGGTTGCTCAGCTCATGGTGATGTGTTTGAATTTATTTCACAAACTGAAGGCTTAAGTTTTAAGGAAGCGTTGGAAAAATTGGCATCTGTTGCAGGTGTTGAGTTACCCAAAAACCTCACCTTTGCTAAAGAAAATGACAAACTGTTTTCAGCACTGAATTTAGCTGCAAGTTGGTTCGCGCAGAAAAATCGAGGTGTTATGGCTTATTTAAGGCAGCGCAAGATCTCACTCAAAATCATAGATAAATTTAGAATAGGTTATGCACCAAGCTCTGGCTTGAAGGAATATTTGAACTCCTCTGGTATTAAAGACGAGATTTTGATCGATGTTGGGTTAATAAATAAGAATTCTCGTGATTATTTCTATGATCGGCTGATATTTCCTATACACAACATCACGGGCAAAGTTATTGGTTTTGGAGGACGTGCGCTGAACTCTGAGCAACAGCCGAAGTATTTAAACAGCCCAGAGAATCAGCTCTTTAAGAAAAGAGAAAATTTATATGGATTAAACTTTGCTTTGAGTGAAATACGCAAAAAACAGCATCTATTTGTTGTTGAAGGATATATGGATGTAATAGCACTACATCAAGCGGGAATTAGCAATACAGTTGCTCCGCTTGGTACCGCAATTTCTGCAGAGCAGATAAAAAATCTTTGGAAACTTGCTAAAGAATTTTCTATCTGTATGGATGGCGATAGTGCCGGACGTCATGCTGCTATTCGAATTGCAGAACTTGTTCTACCGATACTGGAGCCTGGATACACATTGAAGTTCGTGACTTTGCCAAACAATAAGGACCCATACGATATATGCAATGAGCTAGAATATAAGACAGAAGACGTACTCTCTGCTTTTAACCACTCAACAGAACTGCACTCTGAATATTTATGGCATCACATAATTGGTAGCAATTTGCAAAATTATGAAAAATTTGCTCCGGAAAAATATTCAATTCTTGAGCACAAGTTCATGAAATATGTCAATGCTATCGGTAACAGCAGTATTAGAAGGTATTATAGAGATTATTTTTACAATAAGGTCAGTGAATTAAGAAGAAACTTTAAAAAGCTGATTTTTAATATCAAAGCAACAAAAGGTGAGTATCTTTACAATAAATCTCCAGAGCTAATTGAAGCAG from Wolbachia endosymbiont (group B) of Parapoynx stratiotata harbors:
- the dnaG gene encoding DNA primase, translated to MDHIDIIKSKLLLSDIVGKKVRLIKRGDSFVGLCPFHNEKTPSFSVSNIKGLYYCFGCSAHGDVFEFISQTEGLSFKEALEKLASVAGVELPKNLTFAKENDKLFSALNLAASWFAQKNRGVMAYLRQRKISLKIIDKFRIGYAPSSGLKEYLNSSGIKDEILIDVGLINKNSRDYFYDRLIFPIHNITGKVIGFGGRALNSEQQPKYLNSPENQLFKKRENLYGLNFALSEIRKKQHLFVVEGYMDVIALHQAGISNTVAPLGTAISAEQIKNLWKLAKEFSICMDGDSAGRHAAIRIAELVLPILEPGYTLKFVTLPNNKDPYDICNELEYKTEDVLSAFNHSTELHSEYLWHHIIGSNLQNYEKFAPEKYSILEHKFMKYVNAIGNSSIRRYYRDYFYNKVSELRRNFKKLIFNIKATKGEYLYNKSPELIEAEQNQAIILRIAVEFPEILNRPIFFEQFSHFEFTNEMKKLQQCVINMVTSESNFNKEILLQESSVIKFIFEKTSVLNSQLSEKRSAETVWNNIVLRKELNVLQEEKIKARLGGNFDLEERLIEQIKQIEDSIQEMQMEFIQK